One segment of Ignavibacteria bacterium DNA contains the following:
- the purD gene encoding phosphoribosylamine--glycine ligase produces MKNVLVIGNGGREHALGWKLKQSPHIEKIFFAPGNGGTISLGENISLGINEFEKIATFVKEKNISLTVVGSEEPLVNGIVDYFSEQQLPQQGHFIFGPTKFAAEIEGSKVFAKDFMKRNNIPTADYSSLRDFDDAISYLKKCKYPLVIKASGLAAGKGVSICENQSEAIVTVQDYFVHKTLGDAANEIVIEEFLEGEEISILALTDGETIKEFLPAQDHKKIFDGDKGPNTGGMGSYAPVPIVTKEMLDEIQKTILLPTIRGMKNEGREFRGCLFAGLMLTKNGIKVLEFNCRFGDPETQPLMLLLENDLYELLLSCCDPNSEKRLSEIDLRFLEESACCIVVASGGYPGKYEKGKVISGLDVLDSRFRGNDNDTVVFHAGTTTHTSNLKSQIITNGGRVLGITSKAKTLQESIQQSYEIVSTISFDGMYYRNDIGHHALQ; encoded by the coding sequence ATGAAAAATGTTTTAGTAATTGGAAATGGCGGAAGAGAACACGCGCTTGGATGGAAATTGAAACAATCGCCGCACATTGAGAAAATATTTTTCGCTCCCGGAAATGGCGGAACAATTTCTCTCGGAGAAAATATTTCGCTTGGTATTAATGAGTTTGAAAAAATTGCAACGTTTGTAAAAGAAAAAAATATTTCTCTTACTGTTGTAGGAAGCGAAGAACCGTTAGTGAATGGTATTGTAGATTATTTTTCCGAGCAGCAACTTCCTCAACAAGGACATTTTATTTTTGGACCAACAAAATTTGCCGCAGAAATTGAAGGAAGCAAAGTATTTGCAAAAGATTTTATGAAGCGAAATAATATTCCTACTGCGGATTATAGTTCACTTCGCGATTTCGATGATGCAATTTCGTATTTGAAGAAATGTAAATATCCGCTTGTCATAAAAGCATCGGGACTTGCGGCGGGAAAAGGTGTTTCGATTTGCGAGAATCAAAGTGAAGCAATTGTAACTGTACAAGATTATTTTGTTCACAAAACTTTGGGTGATGCCGCGAATGAAATCGTGATTGAAGAATTTTTGGAAGGTGAAGAAATTTCGATTCTTGCATTAACCGATGGAGAAACAATAAAAGAATTTCTTCCAGCGCAAGACCACAAAAAAATATTTGATGGTGATAAAGGTCCAAACACGGGAGGAATGGGTTCGTATGCACCTGTTCCAATTGTTACGAAAGAAATGTTGGATGAAATTCAGAAAACAATTTTGCTTCCCACTATTCGAGGAATGAAAAATGAAGGGAGAGAATTCCGTGGTTGTTTGTTCGCAGGACTGATGCTCACAAAGAATGGAATTAAAGTTCTCGAATTCAATTGCCGCTTCGGCGACCCGGAAACGCAACCGCTGATGCTTTTACTCGAAAATGATTTGTATGAATTACTGTTGAGTTGTTGCGATCCAAATTCTGAAAAAAGACTTTCTGAAATTGATTTACGATTTTTAGAAGAGAGCGCTTGCTGTATTGTTGTTGCATCGGGTGGTTATCCTGGAAAGTATGAGAAAGGAAAAGTGATTTCGGGATTAGACGTTTTGGATTCCCGCTTTCGCGGGAATGACAATGACACGGTCGTATTTCACGCAGGAACAACAACTCATACTTCAAATCTCAAATCTCAAATCATTACAAACGGTGGTAGAGTTCTTGGGATTACTTCAAAAGCAAAAACTTTACAAGAATCAATTCAACAATCGTACGAAATCGTTTCAACAATTTCCTTTGATGGGATGTACTATAGAAATGATATTGGACATCACGCATTACAATAA